From Alkalicoccobacillus plakortidis:
AACTCCTCAACCAAGTGAGTGTACTTATTTCTTGAGGCAATCGATAATAAAAAGTAGGTCACAATTAGAACCGCAAGAAATGCACCATAAACAATCAAAGGTCATCACACCTTTACATTCATTATTTTTTGACTGAGCCAAAATGAGAACACAAGAATTCCTAAACAGATGGTCATTATTAGCGGTCCTGCACCTGGCCATGTGTACATAGGATTAAGATAATCCGCTGCAGAATATTTAAGCAAAGCAATCATCCCTAAAGGAGCAACAGCTAAGATTCTCGATTCGAATTTCTTTTGCGCAATCATTACTTGTACTTCCTGCTGAATTTCAATTTTTTCACTAATAACATCAGATGTTCTTCTGATAACCTCAACTAGATTTCCACCCGTTCGCTTACACGTAAGGAATACATCAGCAAAATTAATGACGTCCTCAATATCTGAACGAATCGCAAAATCTTCTATAGCTCGTTCAATGGTTTCGCCATTCTCAACGCGACGGTTAATGATCTCAAATTCCTTGATGATGTACGTATTTGGATCTGGATATAGAAGCTTTAAATCGTTAACTACTTCACGAAAACTATTTTCAATTGATCGTCCAGCTGCTAAAGAAGAGGACAATGAGGCAATGGCTTCTTTAAACTGTAGAGATAGCTTTTCTTTTCGTTTAGACAGTAAGATCTTCCGTTGAATTTTTGGATAGAATAGTCCACCTGATGCTACTATTCCAGCTAGAATAATATTCTCGTAGAATAGAAAGCCAATAAAATATAGAACAGCTCCAGCTAAAATCGCATAAAATAAATATTGCTTGAGGCTTAACCTATAATCACCATAGTTAGTCAAATGACTCTCTGTTGCATTTCTAAATTCCTTAGGAGACAAAGACCTGAGCGCTTTTACTCGTTTTGCAAAGGCACTGGGTTCGGGTATGGTATCGATCTTAGCTGCTTCTTCCTTCTCTTTTTTCTTCCGACTAACCACAACGTAAATATAAAACCCCACTAATATCGGAACGAGTATTAAAGGTAGCAAATCCGCATTCAATTCGTCTCACCTACTTTAATCGTTTCCTCGTAGATTCCGGCTTGTTTTAGCTTGGCAACGGATTGGAGCTTGTTGCCGGTTGGTTTTAGTCTTCCAATGACTTCTCCTTTTGGCCCTTCCTCTTCTTCTACAAATTCAAAGAGTGGATTGACTTGGATCTCGCCGTTTTCCAGGTCGAGTAACTCACTAATTGAAACGACTTTACGTGAGTGATCTCGTAGTCTTGAAAGGTGAACCATAATTTCAATGGCTGAGCTGATTTGTTTTCGAATCACCTCAACTGGTAGGTTTGCTCCACTTAAGACCATTGTTTCTAAACGACTGAGCATATCTGTTGTCGAGTTGGCGTGACCTGTTGATAAGGAGCCGTCATGTCCAGTGTTCATGGCTTGAAGCATATCAAGTGCTTCTGCTCCACGTACCTCCCCAACGATGATTCGGTTAGGGCGCATCCGCAGGGATGTTTTGATGAGTTCTCGTATGGAGATTTCACCTTTACCTTCTGTGTTGGCGTTTCGGGTTTCGAGACTAACCAAGTTTGGAATTTTGTGAATTTGTAATTCGGCTGAATCTTCCAGAGTAATAATGCGCTCATTCGGCGGAATGAAATTAGACAGCACGTTAAGAAATGTTGTTTTCCCTGATCCTGTCCCGCCACCGATAAAGATGTTGTACTTAGCCTTAACGAGATTGTTGAGGAAATCAGCTGCTTCCTGCGTGATCGCTTCATAGGCAATTAAGTCTTCAATCATCAGCGGACGCTCTGGGAATTTCCGAATGGTGATAACCGGTCCCTTTAAGGCAATCGGTGGGAGTACAACGTTTACCCTGGAGCCATCTTGTAGTCTCGCATCTACTATGGGTGAGGATTCATTAACCACTCGGTCGACTTTTGAAACAATCGCCTGGATAATATCCTCAAGCTTTTGCTGACTCTCAAATTCCACTTCCATCTGGGAGACCTTCCCGTTGCGCTCAATAAAGACTTCTTTGTGGCTGTTCACCATAATCTCCGTAATCGACTTGTCTTCGATTAGGGGCTGTAAGACGTCATACCCTCGGAAGGAATGATAAATGCGATCAACAAGCCATTTCATTTCTGCAGACTTTAAGCTATGCTCCTGTGCATATTCAAAAACAGCGTTCTCCACGTGCTCCATCAACTTATCATTTGGAATGGAGTGCATCAGATCAAGTGTTTCTCTGAGTCTACTAATTAACTCGCGTATGACTTTATCATCAACCATTGGAAGCACCTTCTTTACTCGTTTCCACAAGTCCACGGATAATGGCAAGTAACTCTTGTGTGTAATGTGGATGAGAGAGCATCTGATCCCGGTCTACCAATGGATTCCATTCTTGTACATATGGAAGATAGCCTTTAATGGCAAAGTCATAGGCGATAAATGGTTCAGAGACATGCCCTGTAAACCGATTGACGATGAATTCAATTTTTTCTTGTACTCCATGACCTTTTCCGAGAAGGTTATCCAAATTCTTTAATAGCTCATTTGTTTTGTGAAAGCTCTGCATATCATTGTTTAACAACCAGAACAATTGATCACATGTTGCAAATGCAGCCTGACTTAAAATTTGGAAAGAGCTATCCATGTCAATCAAGATATAATCGTATTGGTCCGTAGCTGAAATGGTCTGAATCAGCTTCTGTATCTCCTCTTTTGTTGCCTCCAACATCTCCTCTGGATTCGTCGACCAATCGAAGTAGTCTACATTCATTAACGGATCATGTTTCTTTAAGGTTTCAACCTTCGACATCAATTGATGCGGTTTTGCCTTTAAATAATAGAACACCTGAAGGGACGGCTTATCCTCGTCAGACCTGAAGTACAGCTCTCTTGAGTTAAGGATTTCAAAGTTTAAATAAAAAACTTTTTTCCCCATGATCGCAAGTTGCCTTGACATGTTTGCAGCAAGTGTTGTTTTTCCAGCGCCTCCAGTGGCTGAATAGAAACCAATAACACTTGTGCGGCCAGTTGTTCCAGATGTACTGTCTAACGCTTTATTTTGTTCATAATATAGCGATAACAATTCAGATAATAGCTGTGTAACCGGTTGATATTTAAATAACTGATTATTGTTTGTGATGTTCTTTTTGGCCTCTTCTAGATATAAGACAATGCCTTTAAATGATTCTAATCTTTCTTTTTTGTAGAGCTCTGGCTTAAGCAAAATAAGATCGTAATGCTCTCCGGTTTCAAGATAACGACCTAGGCTCTCTTCACTTGTACATAGCTTCATATCGAACTGATTTTTTGCATCTGAAGAAAGAACGTATTCTCCAAAGGATTGTAAAAAAGCGGAATCATGGTCTGCGACAATAAGTTTGATTTTTTTCATAGCCGTCACCTGCTTTCTGTATATAAAAGTCATTTGCTAGTATTTCTTAGTAGAATAAATGTAAAATTCCAAGAACATATTTGATTGTACTAGATTTCCAATTAAAATGACGCATTTTGGATATAAACAGGAAAAAGGTCTTGTAGCACTAAAATAGTACTAGATGATCTTCCATCTATCTGTATTTGATCTGATTCCCTTGACTCATAAGCTTTTTCTATCCTTCCATTTTTATCTACGTTTTACCAGATACCCCTCCCGTTGGGTCTGAAACATATAATTTACCTATTTCACGTAATTTGATACTTTAGTCACAAAGGCTTACAGATTGCGGAATAACTATGTAAACACAATAAAACCAACAGATTCGCCTAACTAAATGAATCTATAATCTCATAATTAAGGATATAGAAGGAATTAATATGGAATTTTAAGGTTTTTAGACGAGACTATAATCCTTAATCGCCTCTACTTACCTACTGTTTTTTGTAGGTGCAAGCACTTTTTTATAAAGAATTTGTAAAGTTTGTGTGTGAAAGATTGGAAATGATTGACCATAGCTCTCCTCCCCTTTATACTAAAAAGACTTAATCGAATACTCCAAAGGGGAGTAGCAGTTCAGCAATTGTCGTCATTACAGGGTCAAAACCCTCGGCACTGCTGGCAACAGAATTCTGTTGTTTGCGAGACCTTTGTCACAAATACGTGGCAAAGGTCTCTTTTTTATTCAAAAGACCTAAGCCGCGTTGGCTTAGGTCTTTTTTGATTAAGAAGAGAGGAGAATACAAACATGTCCAAATTGATCAAGTTATTACGACATCCAATGGTTAAAAAGGGAATAAAAGAGGCAGAAAAACACGTGCTTCCGCGCTTAAAACAAGAACTGGCTAAACGCAAAAAGCCAAAAAAGGGGTAGATCATGATGAGTGATAAGGCGCTAGTGATTTCTCCATACGTTTCGCGCCTTGCAAACAGTGTGACGTTTTTCCAAAAACAAAAACGAACACTGGTTTCTAGTTTTGATCCACGTCTAACTCTAATTGGAAGCGGCAGAAGTGCCTATGTGTTTAAGATTCAAGATGAGGATAAGGCTATAAAGGTTTTTTATCCACCTTTTGAAAAATTGGCTCAACAGGAAGCGGAGATTTACAGATTATTATCTGGTTCAAGCCATTTTCCTGCTTTACATGCAGAGGGGAAAGGCTATCTAGTCATAGATTATATTTATGGTCAAACGTTTTTCGACTGTTTGCTTCACGGTGTTAAGGTAGAGACGCAGCATATTCATGAGGTTGATCTAGCCATTGATGAAGCGCGAAAGGTTGGACTTAACCCATCAGACATTCACCTACACAATTTGATGTTAACAAAAGACCATTCTGTTAAGGTGATAGACGTTGCTAGATTTCAGCAAACAAAACAGTGCTCGCAATGGACCGATTTAAAAATGGCCTATACACGGTATTATTCTAATCGATTTTTCCCAAAGCGGCTGCCGGCAGTGTTGCTGTTTGCTATTGCTGCTTTATACAAAAAAGTAAAACCAGCACGGTAAGTCATCATGCTGAGGTGATTCAATTCATCTCAGCTTTTTTCCGATGTGTCTTCCAATCGATATTGCTTAGACTTAGCTTTACCAGATCCAGAGATAACTACCTAACACAATAAGGGCCACTCCCGTTATCAATAGCGGCCCAAACCGAATAAGCCAGGATCTACTCTGCTCTTCTTGCTCCATCAAGGTGACATTCATTTTACTACTCTCTCGTAAACGTTGATCTGATTCAACTGCATCCTCACTATCCAACAAGACCGTATCATGCTCCTCAGGCAATTTGATCACTCCTTCATTACATTTCAAGCAGTTTACCATTCTTCGAGATTTTTGTCATAGTCTTATTCTCCAACATTTGTATGCTCCAAAGAAATGTGTTAGGATTTTGGTTGTATTTTTTGCTGAAATCTTTTCCAACAGTTTTATATTTTAGTATATTAAATACCTAAAAGAAGGAGGATTAGGAATATGACAGCAGAAACAAGTAAAAAAAGGCCTGGACTTTTAATTGGGGGAATTATTGCTGTAGTTGTATTTGTACTACTAGCAGGTGGAGGTGTGTTTTTTGTCACTCAGATAGGTGGTTCTTCTAATGGTGAAGAGTTACTAACTACCTTTGAAGAAGCATTAAATAATGGAGATGCAGAAGCACTTT
This genomic window contains:
- a CDS encoding CpaF family protein, whose product is MVDDKVIRELISRLRETLDLMHSIPNDKLMEHVENAVFEYAQEHSLKSAEMKWLVDRIYHSFRGYDVLQPLIEDKSITEIMVNSHKEVFIERNGKVSQMEVEFESQQKLEDIIQAIVSKVDRVVNESSPIVDARLQDGSRVNVVLPPIALKGPVITIRKFPERPLMIEDLIAYEAITQEAADFLNNLVKAKYNIFIGGGTGSGKTTFLNVLSNFIPPNERIITLEDSAELQIHKIPNLVSLETRNANTEGKGEISIRELIKTSLRMRPNRIIVGEVRGAEALDMLQAMNTGHDGSLSTGHANSTTDMLSRLETMVLSGANLPVEVIRKQISSAIEIMVHLSRLRDHSRKVVSISELLDLENGEIQVNPLFEFVEEEEGPKGEVIGRLKPTGNKLQSVAKLKQAGIYEETIKVGETN
- a CDS encoding protein kinase family protein, which produces MMSDKALVISPYVSRLANSVTFFQKQKRTLVSSFDPRLTLIGSGRSAYVFKIQDEDKAIKVFYPPFEKLAQQEAEIYRLLSGSSHFPALHAEGKGYLVIDYIYGQTFFDCLLHGVKVETQHIHEVDLAIDEARKVGLNPSDIHLHNLMLTKDHSVKVIDVARFQQTKQCSQWTDLKMAYTRYYSNRFFPKRLPAVLLFAIAALYKKVKPAR
- a CDS encoding AAA family ATPase yields the protein MKKIKLIVADHDSAFLQSFGEYVLSSDAKNQFDMKLCTSEESLGRYLETGEHYDLILLKPELYKKERLESFKGIVLYLEEAKKNITNNNQLFKYQPVTQLLSELLSLYYEQNKALDSTSGTTGRTSVIGFYSATGGAGKTTLAANMSRQLAIMGKKVFYLNFEILNSRELYFRSDEDKPSLQVFYYLKAKPHQLMSKVETLKKHDPLMNVDYFDWSTNPEEMLEATKEEIQKLIQTISATDQYDYILIDMDSSFQILSQAAFATCDQLFWLLNNDMQSFHKTNELLKNLDNLLGKGHGVQEKIEFIVNRFTGHVSEPFIAYDFAIKGYLPYVQEWNPLVDRDQMLSHPHYTQELLAIIRGLVETSKEGASNG
- a CDS encoding type II secretion system F family protein codes for the protein MNADLLPLILVPILVGFYIYVVVSRKKKEKEEAAKIDTIPEPSAFAKRVKALRSLSPKEFRNATESHLTNYGDYRLSLKQYLFYAILAGAVLYFIGFLFYENIILAGIVASGGLFYPKIQRKILLSKRKEKLSLQFKEAIASLSSSLAAGRSIENSFREVVNDLKLLYPDPNTYIIKEFEIINRRVENGETIERAIEDFAIRSDIEDVINFADVFLTCKRTGGNLVEVIRRTSDVISEKIEIQQEVQVMIAQKKFESRILAVAPLGMIALLKYSAADYLNPMYTWPGAGPLIMTICLGILVFSFWLSQKIMNVKV